Proteins encoded within one genomic window of Cellulomonas xiejunii:
- a CDS encoding fructosamine kinase family protein yields MSATADPTALLLERLHTAGMTDVVTVEHASGGQAAVAGLARRADGTSVFVKGFVEAPSDDAFAAEAAGLDALRTLGGATTPDVVLVGPDLLVLEALHPRPADAAFWERLAHVLARLHTTTTHPRFGWHDDNWLGRRRQVNTWHDDGFEFFAQHRLLRWLDEPRVRTLLDAGDRAALERLCARLPELLPVRPACLVHGDLWAGNVLATADGAPALIDPAVSYTWADIDLAHVWTTGPPPEATRFFDVYADLTGLDEGWRERMPIVQLRQHLAVIAQFEDVRGAVDDLRATLAPFRPRS; encoded by the coding sequence ATGAGCGCGACGGCCGACCCGACGGCCCTGCTGCTCGAGCGTCTGCACACTGCGGGCATGACCGACGTCGTCACCGTCGAGCACGCGTCGGGGGGGCAGGCGGCGGTCGCGGGCCTCGCGCGCCGCGCGGACGGCACGTCGGTCTTCGTCAAGGGGTTCGTCGAGGCGCCGTCGGACGACGCGTTCGCCGCCGAGGCCGCGGGGCTGGACGCGCTGCGGACGCTCGGCGGCGCGACGACGCCGGACGTCGTGCTCGTCGGCCCGGACCTCCTCGTCCTCGAGGCGCTGCACCCCCGACCGGCCGACGCGGCGTTCTGGGAGCGGCTCGCGCACGTGCTCGCCCGCCTGCACACCACGACGACGCACCCCCGGTTCGGCTGGCACGACGACAACTGGCTCGGCCGTCGCCGGCAGGTCAACACGTGGCACGACGACGGCTTCGAGTTCTTCGCGCAGCACCGTCTGCTGCGGTGGCTCGACGAGCCCCGGGTCCGGACCCTGCTCGACGCCGGCGACCGCGCGGCGCTGGAACGCCTCTGCGCGCGCCTGCCGGAGCTGCTGCCGGTGCGGCCCGCGTGCCTCGTGCACGGCGACCTGTGGGCGGGCAACGTGCTGGCCACCGCCGACGGCGCCCCGGCGCTCATCGACCCGGCCGTGTCGTACACGTGGGCCGACATCGACCTCGCGCACGTCTGGACGACGGGTCCGCCACCCGAGGCCACCCGGTTCTTCGACGTCTACGCCGACCTGACCGGCCTGGACGAGGGGTGGCGAGAGCGCATGCCGATCGTGCAGCTGCGCCAGCACCTGGCGGTCATCGCGCAGTTCGAGGACGTCCGTGGTGCGGTCGACGACCTGCGGGCGACGCTCGCGCCGTTCCGCCCGCGGTCCTGA
- a CDS encoding MFS transporter, translated as MPTTSPAAPLAARRARVAVSTVFFVNAVLYANLVPRLPEIKDRLGLSNAELGTAIAAMPLGALAAGLLAPALIQRLGSARVASFGLVLLAATVACLPLAPAWVALAGLMLVAGALDSVIDVAQNAHGFRVQRAYGRSIVNAFHGLWSVGAVVGGLLGTAAAGLGVPLPLHLAVSGSVFAVVAVVAYRFMLPGPEDAERDAPAEPDADAPAVARGRPSGRALLPLAALGGLAACGAFVEDAGSSWGALFLRGEVGADAATAGLAFVALSVAMTVGRLTGDRAVDRFGQRRVALVGGAGIAAGMGLALAVPSVATTLVGFAAAGLGVATLVPAVMHAADELPGLPHGVGLTVVSWLLRVGFLVSPTAVGLVADATSLRVGLLGVVLAGLTVLALGRFLVDARGAGDAPSDPHAPPTTAGPATAPF; from the coding sequence ATGCCCACGACCTCCCCCGCCGCCCCGCTCGCCGCGCGCCGTGCCCGCGTCGCCGTGTCGACGGTGTTCTTCGTCAACGCAGTGCTGTACGCGAACCTCGTCCCGCGGCTGCCGGAGATCAAGGACCGCCTGGGCCTGAGCAACGCCGAGCTCGGGACCGCGATCGCCGCGATGCCGCTCGGTGCGCTCGCCGCCGGGCTGCTCGCGCCCGCGCTGATCCAGCGCCTGGGGTCGGCGAGGGTCGCGTCGTTCGGGCTCGTGCTGCTGGCCGCCACGGTGGCGTGCCTGCCGCTGGCCCCCGCCTGGGTGGCCCTCGCCGGGCTGATGCTGGTCGCCGGGGCGCTCGACTCCGTCATCGACGTCGCGCAGAACGCCCACGGGTTCCGCGTGCAGCGCGCGTACGGGCGCTCGATCGTCAACGCCTTCCACGGGCTGTGGAGCGTCGGTGCGGTGGTCGGCGGCCTGCTCGGCACCGCGGCTGCGGGCCTCGGCGTGCCGCTGCCCCTGCACCTGGCCGTGTCGGGCAGCGTGTTCGCGGTGGTGGCGGTGGTCGCGTACCGGTTCATGCTGCCGGGCCCGGAGGACGCGGAGCGGGACGCACCGGCCGAGCCCGACGCTGACGCCCCGGCGGTCGCCCGCGGGCGCCCGTCCGGTCGCGCGCTCCTGCCGCTCGCCGCACTCGGCGGGCTGGCGGCGTGCGGTGCGTTCGTCGAGGACGCCGGGTCCTCGTGGGGTGCGCTCTTCCTGCGCGGCGAGGTCGGCGCGGACGCCGCGACGGCGGGGCTCGCGTTCGTCGCGCTGTCCGTCGCGATGACCGTCGGGCGCCTCACGGGCGACCGCGCGGTCGACCGGTTCGGTCAGCGTCGCGTCGCGCTCGTCGGGGGCGCCGGCATCGCCGCCGGCATGGGCCTCGCGCTGGCCGTGCCCTCGGTCGCCACGACGCTCGTCGGGTTCGCCGCGGCCGGTCTCGGGGTCGCCACGCTCGTCCCGGCGGTCATGCACGCGGCCGACGAGCTGCCCGGCCTGCCGCACGGCGTGGGCCTGACGGTCGTCAGCTGGCTGCTGCGCGTCGGGTTCCTCGTGTCCCCGACCGCCGTCGGGCTCGTCGCGGACGCCACGAGCCTGCGCGTAGGGCTGCTGGGCGTGGTCCTCGCGGGCCTCACCGTGCTGGCGCTGGGCCGGTTCCTCGTCGACGCGCGTGGCGCGGGCGACGCCCCGTCCGACCCGCACGCACCGCCGACGACCGCCGGACCCGCCACGGCGCCGTTCTGA
- a CDS encoding glycosyltransferase: MGPSLVRDADRRPRLDHLLRLATPTGLYEHALGDEPRVEHGMCVDDVARALVVTARFPSSDARAADLAATCLRFVRAAQHPDGRLHNRRHPEGAWLDEPSTDDHWGRGLWALAVAAVELPAGPMARGAHRGATLAMAARSPHTRATAYAALGAAELLRVDPRSGPARRLLGDARATLPRPTTDARWPWPEPRLTYANAVLPEALIAVGGALGDDALLADGLRLLDWLVAEQTVDGRLSVVPVGGRGPGDDRQGFDQQPVEVTALAEAAATALRATGDPRWVTVLDRCVAWFEGANDAGVPVRDPATGAGFDGLERDGVNQNRGAESTLAWLACAQLLAATAGHAA, encoded by the coding sequence ATGGGGCCGTCCCTGGTCCGCGACGCCGACCGCCGCCCGCGCCTCGACCACCTGCTGCGCCTCGCGACCCCGACCGGTCTCTACGAGCACGCGCTGGGTGACGAGCCGCGCGTCGAGCACGGCATGTGCGTCGACGACGTGGCACGCGCGCTCGTCGTCACGGCACGCTTCCCGTCCTCCGACGCGCGGGCCGCCGACCTCGCGGCGACCTGCCTGAGGTTCGTGCGCGCGGCGCAGCACCCGGACGGCCGGCTGCACAACCGCCGCCACCCGGAGGGCGCCTGGCTCGACGAGCCGTCGACCGACGACCACTGGGGACGGGGGCTCTGGGCGCTGGCCGTCGCGGCTGTCGAGCTGCCCGCCGGGCCGATGGCACGCGGCGCGCACCGCGGTGCGACCCTCGCCATGGCCGCACGGTCCCCGCACACCCGCGCGACGGCCTACGCGGCGCTCGGCGCGGCGGAGCTGCTGCGCGTCGACCCGCGCAGCGGGCCCGCCCGTCGTCTCCTCGGCGACGCCCGCGCGACGCTGCCGCGTCCGACGACGGACGCGCGCTGGCCGTGGCCCGAGCCGCGGCTGACCTACGCGAACGCCGTGCTGCCCGAGGCGCTGATCGCGGTCGGCGGTGCGCTCGGCGACGACGCCCTGCTCGCCGACGGCCTCCGCCTGCTCGACTGGCTCGTCGCCGAGCAGACCGTCGACGGCCGGCTGTCCGTCGTCCCCGTGGGCGGCCGCGGCCCGGGCGACGACCGCCAGGGGTTCGACCAGCAGCCCGTGGAGGTGACCGCGCTCGCGGAGGCGGCCGCCACGGCCCTGCGGGCCACCGGCGACCCACGCTGGGTCACCGTCCTGGACCGCTGCGTCGCCTGGTTCGAGGGCGCGAACGACGCGGGCGTCCCCGTGCGTGACCCGGCCACGGGTGCCGGCTTCGACGGCCTGGAGCGCGACGGCGTCAACCAGAACCGGGGTGCGGAGTCGACGCTCGCGTGGCTCGCGTGCGCGCAGCTCCTCGCCGCGACCGCCGGTCACGCGGCGTGA
- a CDS encoding cupin domain-containing protein has translation MEHWTIATTAEQSPDFRRVLWTGKHTQLVIMTIPPGGEIGEEVHEDTDQILTFVSGTGKAIVSGQQRNVAQGDLVVVPAGRTHNFVNTGENPLILYTVYGPPDHAEGAVHATKEEADALEESGQDEPPTE, from the coding sequence GTGGAGCACTGGACGATCGCGACCACCGCAGAGCAGAGCCCGGACTTCCGGCGCGTGCTGTGGACCGGCAAGCACACCCAGCTCGTCATCATGACGATCCCGCCGGGCGGGGAGATCGGCGAGGAGGTCCACGAGGACACCGACCAGATCCTCACGTTCGTGTCCGGCACCGGCAAGGCCATCGTCTCCGGGCAGCAGCGCAACGTCGCGCAGGGCGACCTCGTCGTCGTCCCGGCCGGCCGCACGCACAACTTCGTCAACACCGGTGAGAACCCGCTGATCCTCTACACGGTCTACGGCCCGCCGGACCACGCCGAGGGTGCGGTCCACGCCACCAAGGAGGAGGCCGACGCGCTGGAGGAGTCCGGGCAGGACGAGCCCCCCACCGAGTGA
- a CDS encoding glycoside hydrolase family 130 protein, whose amino-acid sequence MRAAPRRDRRSRGVTGTGADRSWVRRTDHLLRPDPDRVVARLFLPGQELASSGRSRAAAVLQRVRALDDAAVERELTELTGAFDDRHHDLEATWETHFAHVCHGSDAAGSMSAQHRRLVGAYFTAEYAVQSAALFNPSMVAHPDQSGLPAGTTRFVMTLRSTGEGHVSSMELRTGTIDVDDVVRFDPPPTRAVQPVVAVEQAQRSDARGYDITFPADSALNERVLMPQTPAERNGVEDVRMVRLEHADGATSYAGTYTAYDGQGISIQLLRTQDFVTMSSRPLSGPGARDKGLAIFPRQVGGRWCAMSRADRESNAVSTSQDLVHWDEPVVVQRPEQGWEAIQLGNCGSPVETERGWLVLTHGVGPMRTYSIGALLLDLDEPTRVVGRLTSPLLTAVGDERSGYVPNVVYSCGAMLHGRTLVLPYGTSDSATRVALVDVDPLLDALVGGR is encoded by the coding sequence GTGCGCGCAGCTCCTCGCCGCGACCGCCGGTCACGCGGCGTGACGGGCACCGGCGCGGACCGGTCCTGGGTGCGTCGCACCGACCACCTGCTGCGACCCGACCCGGACCGCGTCGTGGCCCGGCTGTTCCTCCCGGGCCAGGAGCTCGCGTCCTCGGGCCGGTCGCGCGCAGCGGCCGTCCTGCAGCGCGTGCGGGCGCTGGACGACGCCGCGGTCGAGCGTGAGCTGACGGAGCTCACCGGGGCCTTCGACGACCGGCACCACGACCTCGAGGCGACGTGGGAGACGCACTTCGCGCACGTGTGCCACGGGTCGGACGCGGCCGGGTCCATGTCGGCGCAGCACCGCCGTCTCGTCGGCGCGTACTTCACGGCCGAGTACGCGGTGCAGTCGGCGGCGCTGTTCAACCCGTCGATGGTCGCCCACCCCGACCAGAGCGGACTGCCGGCGGGGACGACCCGCTTCGTCATGACGCTGCGGTCCACGGGGGAGGGGCACGTCTCCAGCATGGAGCTGCGCACCGGCACGATCGACGTCGACGACGTCGTGCGGTTCGACCCACCCCCCACGCGGGCCGTCCAGCCGGTCGTGGCGGTGGAGCAGGCGCAGCGGTCCGACGCGCGCGGCTACGACATCACGTTCCCCGCGGACTCCGCGCTGAACGAGCGCGTGCTGATGCCGCAGACCCCTGCGGAGCGCAACGGCGTGGAGGACGTCCGCATGGTGCGCCTCGAGCACGCCGACGGCGCCACGTCGTACGCGGGCACGTACACGGCGTACGACGGGCAGGGCATCTCGATCCAGCTGCTCCGCACGCAGGACTTCGTCACGATGTCGAGCCGCCCGCTGAGCGGGCCGGGGGCGCGCGACAAGGGTCTGGCGATCTTCCCCCGCCAGGTGGGCGGGCGCTGGTGCGCCATGTCGCGCGCCGACCGTGAGAGCAACGCCGTCTCGACGTCGCAGGACCTCGTGCACTGGGACGAGCCCGTCGTCGTGCAGCGCCCCGAGCAGGGCTGGGAGGCCATCCAGCTCGGCAACTGCGGTTCCCCCGTGGAGACCGAGCGCGGCTGGCTCGTCCTGACCCACGGGGTCGGGCCGATGCGCACCTACAGCATCGGTGCGCTGCTCCTCGACCTCGACGAGCCCACGCGCGTCGTCGGACGCCTCACGTCACCGCTGCTCACGGCGGTCGGTGACGAGCGCTCCGGCTACGTGCCGAACGTCGTGTACTCGTGCGGCGCGATGCTGCACGGGCGCACGCTCGTGCTGCCGTACGGGACGAGCGACTCCGCGACGCGCGTGGCGCTCGTCGACGTCGACCCGCTGCTGGACGCGCTGGTCGGCGGGCGCTGA
- a CDS encoding glycosyltransferase family 4 protein, whose product MLASIAHRVPPRGYGPWEQVASTLTEGLVARGHEVTLFATADSLTAAHLHAEAPAGYEEDATVDAKVSEGLHIAACFERAGQFDVISNQFDFLPLVFSRLVTTPVVTTVHGFSSERILPVYRAYDDVTHYVAISDADRHPDLTYAATIHHGIDVDAFSPGAGDGGYLLFLGRIHPDKGTATAIEVARRAGLPLVIAGVVHDEEYHRREVLPHVDGEHVRYVGPVGPDQRDRLLGGAVALLHLIDFDEPFGLSVVESMAAGTPVVAYRRGSMPELVTPGSTGFLVDDVPGAVTAVVAAAALDRGACRREARARFAADRMVADYERLFARVVAEQRGRPRRTAVANLAR is encoded by the coding sequence GTGCTCGCCTCGATCGCCCACCGCGTCCCGCCGCGTGGCTACGGCCCGTGGGAGCAGGTCGCGTCCACGCTCACCGAGGGCCTGGTCGCCCGGGGGCACGAGGTCACGCTGTTCGCCACGGCCGACTCCCTGACCGCTGCGCACCTGCACGCCGAGGCGCCCGCGGGGTACGAGGAGGACGCGACGGTCGACGCCAAGGTCAGCGAGGGGCTGCACATCGCCGCGTGCTTCGAGCGGGCCGGGCAGTTCGACGTCATCAGCAACCAGTTCGACTTCCTGCCGCTGGTGTTCAGCCGGCTCGTCACGACGCCCGTGGTGACGACGGTGCACGGGTTCTCCTCCGAGCGGATCCTGCCCGTCTACCGCGCGTACGACGACGTCACGCACTACGTCGCGATCAGCGACGCCGACCGGCACCCCGACCTGACGTACGCCGCGACGATCCACCACGGCATCGACGTCGACGCGTTCTCGCCGGGTGCGGGCGACGGCGGGTACCTGCTCTTCCTCGGACGCATCCATCCCGACAAGGGCACGGCGACGGCCATCGAGGTCGCACGGCGGGCGGGCCTGCCGCTCGTGATCGCCGGGGTCGTGCACGACGAGGAGTACCACCGCCGGGAGGTCCTCCCCCACGTCGACGGCGAGCACGTGCGCTACGTCGGGCCGGTCGGCCCCGACCAGCGCGACCGGCTGCTGGGCGGCGCGGTCGCCCTGCTGCACCTCATCGACTTCGACGAGCCCTTCGGCCTGTCGGTCGTGGAGTCGATGGCCGCCGGGACCCCGGTCGTGGCGTACCGGCGCGGGTCGATGCCGGAGCTCGTGACCCCGGGGTCGACCGGGTTCCTGGTCGACGACGTGCCGGGGGCGGTCACCGCCGTGGTCGCGGCCGCCGCGCTCGACCGGGGCGCCTGCCGCCGGGAGGCCCGCGCACGCTTCGCGGCCGACCGCATGGTCGCGGACTACGAGCGCCTGTTCGCCCGCGTCGTGGCCGAGCAGCGCGGCCGGCCTCGACGAACGGCTGTGGCGAACCTGGCACGCTGA
- a CDS encoding YqeB family protein, protein MTNGDDTLPVRTVGGFDRSGRRWVTGMFAVGGAALGALLPLLARWAAELPWVPFQGPLRLLGSFDQTWLTWGRPVLGLVAGLALAAWVVFDSPVLDVGPDRIQVRRRGEVERVVERAKVAAVHPRGSKLRIETESGRTLFEGDVEGDKAQIRRAFVDHGYPWEGPAD, encoded by the coding sequence ATGACGAACGGTGACGACACCCTGCCTGTCCGCACCGTCGGCGGGTTCGACCGCTCCGGCCGCCGGTGGGTGACGGGCATGTTCGCGGTCGGCGGCGCGGCCCTCGGGGCGCTCCTGCCGCTGCTTGCGCGATGGGCGGCCGAGCTGCCCTGGGTGCCGTTCCAGGGCCCGCTCCGGCTGCTCGGGTCGTTCGACCAGACGTGGCTGACCTGGGGCCGACCGGTGCTCGGGCTCGTCGCCGGACTGGCCCTCGCCGCGTGGGTCGTCTTCGACTCCCCCGTCCTCGACGTCGGCCCGGACCGGATCCAGGTCCGCCGCCGCGGCGAGGTGGAGAGGGTCGTCGAGCGCGCCAAGGTCGCCGCGGTGCACCCGCGTGGCTCGAAGCTCCGCATCGAGACGGAGTCCGGACGGACGCTGTTCGAGGGGGACGTCGAAGGCGACAAGGCGCAGATCCGCCGGGCGTTCGTCGACCACGGCTACCCCTGGGAGGGGCCGGCCGACTGA
- a CDS encoding glycosyltransferase, translating to MSVRLAMLSTFPSTPCGIATFSAALVQHLREAGADVGVVRLVDAPQERSAPVVHEWVADDPDGAAAAAATLDAYDVAVLQHEYGIYGGADGQDVLDLLARVRVPVVTVLHTVLTRPTPNQHRILAGIVAASSALVTMTTTARDRLVAGWGVDPADVVVIPHGAEDNRPPVVAPRPASDGPRTVLTWGLLSDGKGIEWALLALAELRERMPLPTYLVVGQTHPRVLEREGEAYRDRLVALTREHDLTGSVRFDARYLSGPDLRAVVREADVVLLPYDSREQVTSGVLTEAVAACRPVVSTRFPHAVELLSSGAGLLVPQRDPSAIAAALERVLTVEGVAEGMSATARGLADALLWPAVARRYLGLAATVRRAALRTAV from the coding sequence ATGAGTGTTCGTCTCGCCATGCTGTCGACCTTTCCCTCCACCCCGTGCGGCATCGCCACGTTCAGCGCGGCGCTCGTCCAGCACCTGCGCGAGGCCGGTGCCGACGTGGGTGTCGTGCGGCTGGTCGACGCACCGCAGGAGCGGTCCGCGCCCGTCGTGCACGAGTGGGTCGCGGACGACCCGGACGGGGCCGCTGCGGCCGCCGCGACGCTCGACGCGTACGACGTCGCGGTGCTGCAGCACGAGTACGGCATCTACGGGGGCGCCGACGGGCAGGACGTGCTCGACCTCCTCGCCCGGGTGCGCGTGCCCGTCGTGACGGTGCTGCACACCGTCCTGACACGCCCGACGCCCAACCAGCACCGCATCCTGGCCGGCATCGTCGCCGCGTCGTCGGCGCTGGTGACGATGACCACCACGGCGCGTGACCGCCTCGTCGCCGGGTGGGGCGTGGACCCGGCGGACGTCGTCGTCATCCCGCACGGTGCCGAGGACAACCGCCCCCCGGTCGTGGCGCCCCGGCCCGCATCGGACGGCCCGCGCACCGTGCTGACCTGGGGTCTGCTGTCCGACGGCAAGGGCATCGAGTGGGCGCTCCTTGCGCTCGCCGAGCTGCGTGAGCGCATGCCGCTGCCCACGTACCTCGTCGTGGGGCAGACGCACCCGCGCGTCCTCGAGCGCGAGGGCGAGGCGTACCGCGACCGGCTCGTCGCGCTGACCCGCGAGCACGACCTCACGGGGTCCGTGCGGTTCGACGCGCGCTACCTGTCCGGGCCCGACCTGCGTGCGGTGGTCCGTGAGGCCGACGTCGTCCTGCTCCCGTACGACTCCCGCGAGCAGGTGACGTCCGGCGTGCTGACCGAGGCCGTCGCCGCCTGCCGGCCCGTGGTGTCCACGCGGTTCCCGCACGCCGTCGAGCTGCTCTCGAGCGGTGCGGGCCTGCTGGTCCCGCAGCGCGACCCGTCCGCCATCGCCGCGGCCCTGGAGCGGGTCCTCACGGTCGAGGGGGTCGCCGAGGGCATGAGCGCGACCGCCCGCGGGCTCGCCGACGCGTTGCTGTGGCCCGCGGTCGCGCGGCGCTACCTGGGGCTCGCGGCGACCGTGCGACGTGCCGCGCTGCGGACGGCCGTCTGA
- a CDS encoding tryptophan-rich sensory protein — protein METITSTAVRGRVTSQDRVRQVTVLIGAVVAIVGATVGSGAFGGQPIAEAAGGALSATATPIAPDSPAFNIWSVIYTGLAVFAIVQALPRNGADPRLRAISWWVLASMLLNALWIGAVQLGTVLGSVVVIVVLLAVLVTMYVKLLRLPHTGTATSVITDVTVGLYTGWVSVATLANTAAFLADAEVGELGLGATGWSVVLVSAAALLAVAYGTYGRRRPTLVIPIGLAMGWGLMWIGLGRTNGPLFDDTVATVAFVAAGVALLAPIVASLAARRR, from the coding sequence ATGGAGACCATCACCAGCACAGCAGTCCGGGGCCGCGTGACGTCCCAGGACCGGGTCCGTCAGGTCACGGTGCTGATCGGCGCCGTCGTGGCCATCGTCGGCGCGACCGTCGGGTCCGGGGCCTTCGGTGGACAGCCGATCGCCGAGGCCGCGGGCGGTGCGCTGTCCGCCACGGCCACGCCGATCGCGCCCGACAGCCCCGCGTTCAACATCTGGTCGGTGATCTACACCGGCCTGGCGGTGTTCGCGATCGTCCAGGCCCTCCCCCGCAACGGCGCCGACCCGCGACTCCGGGCGATCTCGTGGTGGGTGCTCGCGTCGATGCTGCTCAACGCCCTGTGGATCGGGGCGGTGCAGCTCGGGACCGTCCTGGGCAGCGTCGTCGTCATCGTCGTGCTGCTCGCCGTGCTGGTGACCATGTACGTCAAGCTCCTGCGGCTGCCGCACACGGGCACGGCGACGTCCGTCATCACCGACGTGACGGTCGGTCTGTACACCGGGTGGGTCAGCGTCGCGACGCTCGCGAACACCGCGGCGTTCCTCGCCGACGCCGAGGTCGGCGAGCTCGGCCTCGGCGCGACCGGGTGGTCCGTCGTCCTCGTCTCGGCTGCCGCCCTGCTGGCCGTCGCCTACGGCACGTACGGTCGCCGTCGCCCGACCCTCGTGATCCCGATCGGGCTCGCGATGGGGTGGGGCCTGATGTGGATCGGCCTGGGCCGCACCAACGGCCCGCTGTTCGACGACACGGTGGCGACGGTCGCGTTCGTCGCCGCCGGCGTCGCGCTGCTCGCGCCGATCGTGGCGAGCCTGGCGGCCCGCCGCCGCTGA
- a CDS encoding alpha/beta fold hydrolase, whose protein sequence is MHTVERGAGTPLVMVHGFGVDHRILLSLDPVLDAAGGWRRIYLDLPGTAGTPVGEVAGTRDVVDAVEREIERRLGDEPFAILGNSFGGMVARQVAHDSRARVLGLATLAGVFVAANERRTLPPRTVLREDPEAVRTAGDAADDYVEMAVEQHVEGVRAFLAHVHPGLRSVDQAALERIAQRYSLDVEPEDASPEPFTAPALFVTGRQDHVVGWQDALPRLAHYPRATFAVLDAAGHNLHLERPAPAAALVVDWLERVRAAHAGSGAA, encoded by the coding sequence ATGCACACGGTGGAGCGCGGCGCCGGGACGCCGCTCGTCATGGTCCACGGCTTCGGCGTCGACCACCGGATCCTCCTGTCGCTCGACCCCGTGCTCGACGCGGCGGGCGGCTGGCGACGGATCTACCTGGACCTGCCCGGCACGGCCGGGACGCCCGTCGGGGAGGTGGCGGGCACGCGCGACGTCGTCGACGCCGTGGAGCGGGAGATCGAGCGGCGGCTCGGTGACGAGCCGTTCGCGATCCTGGGCAACTCCTTCGGCGGGATGGTCGCGCGGCAGGTCGCGCACGACTCGCGCGCGCGGGTGCTGGGTCTCGCGACCCTGGCCGGGGTGTTCGTCGCCGCGAACGAGCGCCGCACCCTGCCGCCGCGGACGGTGCTGCGGGAGGACCCGGAGGCGGTGCGGACCGCCGGGGACGCGGCCGACGACTACGTCGAGATGGCGGTCGAGCAGCACGTCGAGGGCGTCCGGGCGTTCCTCGCGCACGTGCACCCAGGGCTGCGCTCGGTCGACCAGGCCGCGCTCGAGCGCATCGCGCAGCGCTACTCCCTCGACGTCGAGCCGGAGGACGCGTCGCCCGAGCCGTTCACCGCCCCCGCGCTGTTCGTCACGGGCCGGCAGGACCACGTCGTCGGCTGGCAGGACGCGCTGCCACGGCTCGCGCACTACCCGCGCGCGACGTTCGCGGTGCTCGACGCCGCGGGCCACAACCTGCACCTGGAGCGCCCTGCCCCGGCGGCGGCCCTCGTCGTCGACTGGCTCGAGCGCGTCCGAGCGGCGCACGCCGGCTCCGGGGCCGCCTGA
- the yidD gene encoding membrane protein insertion efficiency factor YidD, which translates to MTHAARAVDRLIAAYQTRLSPRKGWSCAHRVAHGDASCSAAVRGLVRQRGVVRSVVPTAVRFVACYRAALLLAQTDVSGVCCCGGIPIPFRFPGRR; encoded by the coding sequence ATGACCCACGCCGCCCGCGCTGTCGACCGCCTGATCGCCGCCTACCAGACGCGCCTCTCGCCGCGGAAGGGCTGGAGCTGCGCCCACCGGGTCGCGCACGGTGACGCGTCGTGCTCCGCCGCGGTGCGGGGGCTCGTCCGGCAGCGGGGGGTGGTGCGGTCCGTCGTCCCGACGGCCGTGCGGTTCGTCGCGTGCTACCGGGCGGCGCTGCTGCTCGCGCAGACGGACGTGAGCGGCGTCTGCTGCTGCGGGGGCATCCCGATCCCGTTCCGGTTCCCCGGGCGCCGCTGA
- a CDS encoding GNAT family N-acetyltransferase has protein sequence MTTLREAGTGDLDLLYDLLLEAFNWDGTARFTREEVIADEHTARYLGGWRRPDDFGLVAVDGAAPLGAVWARALPAGTPGYGYVADDVPELGMAVVRSARGRGVGSALLAGCVRQARDLGWRALSLSVEDGNTAARTLYERHGFVVVGRNGDSDTMLREL, from the coding sequence GTGACGACGCTCCGCGAAGCCGGGACCGGCGACCTCGACCTGCTGTACGACCTGCTCCTGGAGGCCTTCAACTGGGACGGCACGGCGCGCTTCACGCGTGAGGAGGTGATCGCGGACGAGCACACCGCGAGGTACCTCGGCGGGTGGCGGCGCCCGGACGACTTCGGACTCGTCGCGGTGGACGGCGCGGCTCCGCTCGGTGCGGTCTGGGCGCGGGCGCTGCCCGCCGGCACCCCCGGGTACGGGTACGTCGCGGACGACGTCCCGGAGCTCGGCATGGCCGTGGTGCGGTCCGCGCGCGGGCGCGGCGTCGGCTCCGCCCTGCTGGCGGGCTGCGTGCGGCAGGCACGCGACCTGGGGTGGCGCGCGCTGAGCCTGAGCGTCGAGGACGGCAACACGGCCGCGCGCACCCTCTACGAGCGGCACGGGTTCGTGGTCGTCGGCCGCAACGGCGACTCGGACACGATGCTGCGGGAGCTGTGA